Genomic DNA from Streptomyces venezuelae:
AGTGGGGGCCTCGCTCGGCCTCGCGCCGGAAGGCACCGAGTCCGACGACGCGCCCGTCTGGAAGGGGCTCGACGTCGGCTCGCCGTTCGACTACGGCAAGCAGGGCATTCTGTACGTCGCCAAGCATCTGGCCCGGCCGGGACGCGAGGGCACCCGCAGCGACATGCTGGATGAGCTGGCCGAGCTGATCGAGGCGGCCGGTGGACGCACACTCGGCCTGTTCTCCTCGATGCGGGCCGCTCAGGGGGCGGCGGAGGAGCTGCGGGAGCGGCTGGACATGCCGATCCTCCTGCAGGGTGAGGAGACGCTGGGCGAGCTGATCAAGGGCTTCGCGGCCGACTCCAAGACCTGCCTGTTCGGGACGCTCTCGCTCTGGCAGGGCGTCGATGTGCCGGGGCCCAGCTGCCAGCTGGTGGTCATGGACAAGATCCCGTTCCCGCGTCCCGACGATCCGCTGATGAGCGCTCGCCAGAAGGCGGTCGACGAGGCCGGGGGCAACGGCTTCATGGCGGTCGCGGCGACCCATGCGGCCCTGCTGATGGCGCAGGGCGCGGGACGTCTCGTACGGGCCTCCGGGGACCGCGGAGTGGTCGCTGTCCTGGACCCCCGCCTGGCCACTGCCCGCTACGGCAGCTACCTGCGGGCTTCGCTGCCCGACTTCTGGTACACGACGGACCGCAATCAGGCCCGTCGCTCGCTGGCCGCCATCGATGCGGCGGCGAAGGCGGACGAGGCCTAGCCCTCGCCGGTTCCAGAGACTCGGGCCGTTCTGAGACGCAGCAGGGCCCCGGAACCGGCGCAGTGGTTCCGGGGCCCGGTCAGGGGCGGAGTCACACCCGCCGGAGCACCGCCACGACCTTGCCGAGGATCGTCGCCTCGTCGCCGGGGATCGGCTGGTACGCGGAGTTGTGCGGGAGCAGCCAGACGTGGCCGTCCTCGCGCTTGAATCGCTTCACGGTAGCCTCGCCGTCCAGCATGGCGGCCACGATGTCGCCGTTCTCCGCGACGGGCTGGCGGCGCACCGTGACCCAGTCGCCGTCACAGATCGCGGCTTCGATCATCGAGTCACCGACGACCTTCAGCACGAAGAGCTCACCGTCACCCACCAGCTGGCGGGGGAGCGGGAAGACGTCTTCGACCGATTCCTCGGCGAGGATCGGGCCGCCGGCGGCGATGCGGCCCACCAGCGGGACGTACGACGCGGCGGGCTTTCCTGTGGTGTCGGTGGGCTGGCTGCTGGGCTGGTCCGAGCCCCGCACCTCGTACGCCCGCGGGCGGTGAGGGTCGCGGCGCAGGAAGCCCTTGCGCTCCAGAGCCATCAGCTGGTGGGCGACGGAGGAGGTGCTGGAAAGCCCGACCGCCTGACCGATCTCCCGCATGGACGGCGGGTAGCCACGCCGCTGCACGGAGTCCCTGATGACCTCGATCACTCGGCGTTGCCTGTCGGTGAGCCCCGAGCTGTCCGCGCGGATGCCTGGAGGTCGGCCCGGCAGGGAGCGAGTGGGCTTGGGCCCCTCCTGGTTCGTGGCTGCGTCATTCATGGCATGCACCGGCTCGAGTCGGCTCTGGGAGCGGTCCTGGGCAGTGATGGTGGCGCTGTCTGCGGTGGTGGTCACGTCGGTCGGCCCCTCTCGAGATGTTCTCTCCCTAGCTAGCCAACGGTAGTTGCTTTCGAAAGGTTGCGCCAAACACACGTTCGAGTGAAAAACCGGAGATTACCCACCGTGATCATGTGTTTGGGTGTATGGCTGACGCTTGGGCCGAACGGCAATTCGGTTCATTACGGTACGCTTCACCGCCGGGACGGTGAGCCCCTCGGTGGGGCCCCCATACTGCCACCCGGCACCCCGTCAACCCGGCACCGGCCCCCGCCCAGAGCGGCGCGAGTGGCCTTTGCGTGTGTCTGGAGCGGCCTGATGCGGCACGACACGCGTGATGCCGAAAAAGCGGCCAAACCCCAGATCTAGTGGTTGGATTGCGGCAGCAGCCCAGAAGTTGTGGTCCCTGGTCTTTCAGGGGCTCAGGGATCGCCTATGCTTGGGGCTGCTTCGAGGGGCCCCAAGGGCCTGTTGAAGCTTATGAGTCGTGCCGTGAAGGAGGGTTGGGAGTTCCATGCACTGCCCCTTCTGCAGGCACCCCGACAGCCGCGTAGTCGACAGCCGCACCACTGACGACGGCACGTCGATTCGACGGCGCCGTCAGTGCCCCGACTGCTCCCGTCGTTTCACGACCGTGGAGACGTGCTCACTGATGGTGGTGAAGCGCAGCGGCGTGACGGAACCCTTCAGTCGCACCAAGGTCATCAATGGCGTCCGCAAGGCATGCCAGGGACGGCCTGTGACCGAGGATGCCCTCGCTCTGCTCGGCCAGCGGGTCGAAGAAGCGGTGCGGGCCACCGGAAGCGCCGAGCTCACCACTCATGACGTGGGCCTTGCCATACTCGGCCCGCTGCAGGAGCTCGACCTCGTCGCCTACCTGCGCTTCGCGTCCGTGTACCGGGCCTTCGACTCGCTCGAGGACTTCGAGGCCGCCATCGGGGAACTGAGGGAACAGCGGCTCGAGGCCGAGCCGCGCGACGCGGGCGGAGAGCGCGTCGTGAACGACTGCGGGCCCGGCGGGACTGTCGAAGTCCCGGTGCCCGCCACCGCCGCCGACTGACCGGCTGGCCGACGGGCCGGCGGCGAACCAGACCAGTTGAAGGCGCCCTCCGGGGTGCCCTCGACACCAGACACACATCCGTGCCATGGGAACAACGTGGCACTTCAGGGCGTTTTAGCCTGATATAGGGAGGCGGCATGACCGAGACGACGAGCGGCCCGGCGCGAGGTTCCCGAGCCAAGGGTTCCAAGGCCAGCAAGGGTCTGCGTATCGAGCGCATCCACACGACCCCCGGCGTGCATCCGTACGACGAGGTCGTCTGGGAGCGCCGAGACGTCGTCATGACCAATTGGCGCGACGGCTCGGTCAACTTCGAGCAGCGTGGCGTCGAGTTCCCCGACTTCTGGTCGGTGAACGCGGTCAACATCGTCACCAGCAAGTACTTCCGCGGGGCCGTCGGCACCCCGCAGCGCGAGACCGGCCTCAAGCAGCTGATCGACCGCATCGTGAAGACGTACCGCAAGGCTGGTGAGGACTACAACTACTTCGCCTCGCCCGCCGACGCGGAGATCTTCGAGCACGAGCTGGCCTACGCCCTCCTGCACCAGATCTTCAGCTTCAACTCTCCGGTCTGGTTCAACGTCGGAACCCCCCAGCCCCAGCAGGTGTCCGCCTGCTTCATCCTGGCCGTCGACGACTCCATGGAGTCGATCCTCGACTGGTACAAGGAAGAGGGCATGATCTTCAAGGGCGGCTCCGGCGCCGGCCTGAACCTGTCCCGCATCCGTTCCTCCAAGGAACTGCTGTCTTCCGGAGGCAACGCCTCGGGTCCCGTCTCCTTCATGCGCGGTGCCGACGCCTCCGCCGGAACCATCAAGTCCGGTGGTGCCACCCGCCGCGCCGCCAAGATGGTCATCCTTGACGTCGACCACCCCGACATCGAGGGCTTCATCGAGACCAAGGTGAAGGAAGAGGAGAAGATCCGCGCCCTGCGTGACGCGGGCTTCGACATGGACCTGGGCGGCGACGACATCACGTCCGTCCAGTACCAGAACGCCAACAACTCGGTCCGTGTGAACGACACGTTCATGAAGGCGGTCGAGGAGGGCGGCAAGTTCGGCCTCACCTCCCGCATGACGGGCGACGTCATCGAGGAGGTCGACGCCAAGTCGCTCTTCCGCAAGATGGCCGAGGCCGCGTGGGCATGTGCCGACCCCGGCATCCAGTACGACGACACGATCAACGCCTGGCACACCTGCCCGGAGTCCGGCCGTATCAACGGCTCGAACCCGTGCAGTGAGTACATGCACCTGGACAACACGTCCTGCAATCTCGCCTCGCTGAACCTGATGAAGTTCCTGAAGGACGACGGCAAGGGCAACCAGTCCTTCGACTCCGAGCGTTTCTCCAAGGTCGTCGAGCTGGTCATCACCGCGATGGACATCTCGATCTGCTTCGCGGACTTCCCGACGCAGAAGATCGGCGAGAACACCCGCGCCTTCCGTCAGCTGGGCATCGGCTACGCCAACCTGGGCGCCCTGCTCATGGCGACCGGCCACGCCTACGACTCCGACGGCGGCCGTGCCCTCGCCGGTGCCATCACGTCGCTGATGACGGGTACGTCGTACAAGCGCTCCGCCGAGCTCGCCGCGGTCGTCGGCCCCTACGACGGCTACGCCAAGAACGCCACGCCGCACAAGCGCGTCATGAAGCAGCACGCCGACGCCAACGCCGCGGCCGTCCGCATGGACGACCTGGACACGCCGATCTGGGCCGCCGCCACGGAGGCCTGGCAGGACGTCGTCCGTCTCGGCGAGAAGAACGGTTTCCGTAACTCCCAGGCGTCGGTCATCGCCCCGACCGGCACCATCGGTCTCGCGATGTCCTGCGACACCACGGGCCTGGAGCCCGACCTCGCCCTGGTGAAGTTCAAGAAGCTCGTCGGTGGCGGCTCGATGCAGATCGTCAACGGCACCGTGCCGCAGGCTCTGCGTCGCCTGGGCTACCAGGAGGAGCAGATCGAGGCGGTCGTCGCCCACATCGCCGAGAACGGCAACGTGATCGACGCCCCGGGCCTGAAGCCCGAGCACTACGAGGTCTTCGACTGCGCCATGGGCGAGCGTTCCATCTCCGCGATGGGCCACGTCCGCATGATGGCCGCGATCCAGCCGTGGATCTCGGGCGCCCTCTCCAAGACGGTCAACCTGCCGGAGACCGCCACCGTCGAGGACGTCGAAGAGGTCTACTTCGAGGCCTGGAAGATGGGCGTCAAGGCGCTGGCCATCTACCGCGACAACTGCAAGGTCGGCCAGCCCCTCTCCGCCAAGAAGAAGGAGGAGGAGAAGGCCGAGATCACGGAGAAGACCGAGGACACGATCCGTGCCGCGGTCGAGAAGGTGGTCGAGTACCGCCCGGTCCGCAAGCGCCTTCCCAAGGGCCGTCCGGGCATCACCACGTCCTTCACGGTGGGTGGCGCCGAGGGCTACATGACCGCGAACTCCTACCCGGACGACGGTCTGGGTGAGGTCTTCCTGAAGATGTCCAAGCAGGGCTCGACCCTCGCGGGCATGATGGACGCCTTCTCCATCGCCGTCTCCGTCGGCCTGCAGTACGGCGTGCCCCTGGAGACGTACGTCTCCAAGTTCACGAACATGCGCTTCGAGCCGGCCGGCATGACGGACGACCCGGACGTGCGGATGGCGCAGTCGATCGTCGACTACATCTTCCGTCGCCTGGCGCTGGACTTCCTGCCCTTCGAGACGCGCTCCGCGCTCGGCATCCACTCGGCCGAGGAGCGTCAGCGCCACCTGGAGACCGGGTCGTACGAGCCCGCCGAGGACGAGGTGGACGTCGAGGGGCTGGCCCAGTCCGCTCCGCGACAGCCCGAGTCCCTGAAGGCGGTCGCCACGCCGAAGGCCGAGGCCGAGGCGGCCAAGGAGGTCCCGCAGCAGGCGCACACCAGCGCTGAGCTCGTGGAGATGCAGCTGGGCATCCAGGCCGACGCACCGCTCTGCTTCTCCTGCGGTACGAAGATGCAGCGCGCCGGTTCCTGCTACATCTGCGAGGGCTGCGGCTCGACCAGCGGCTGCAGCTGAAACCGGGCGGAATCGCGTCGGATGCAGCATCTGATGTAGCCCGCACCCTTGGCTGAACGGCAGCTGGAAAGGGGACCGACCACAGGTCGGTCCCCTTTCGTCGTCATGGCTCGTCGGCGGTCATGTCTTGTTGTGATCACGGCTGTCGTGGCATGCTCCAAGACATGATCAAGAGAATCGAGTCTTCCGTCCGCCGATGAGCGAGACGACCGGGACAGGACTGCCCGGATCACCGACCTCACTGTTCGACCATGCGCTGCGGCTGCACGAACTGATTCCTGGGGAGCCGCTTCCACGTGACGGGTATCCCTTTCCCGACCACGTGTCGCACGATCGCCGAGGTCCGAAAGCACCCCGAGACCGGAATACGGCGGGCAAGGACGTCGCACGCATCCTGGACGCACATTTCGCCCGCGCTTCTGCTCTTCCCAGCGAATTGGCTCACGTCTTTCACGATGTCTACGTTCCGATCCACCAGAACGAGCACATCGCCGCCGCGGCTATGCGGCCGGACACCGAACGCGCATGTCAGACGGGACGCTGGCTGGTCCGCCACGGGACCGACCGATGCGCCGTCACCGTCGGACTCGCCCTGCTCGCCGCCGTGGGAACAGCCGACGATTTCCCGCTGATCAAAACGATCGCGTTGCTCTCCGACCGCTTCGGACCGCTGGCGGCCCACGCCTTCGAAAGACAGCCGGGAGGAGTCGAATCCCTTCTCTGGCTCGCCGAAAGGGTCAGCGGCTGGGGCCGGGTCTATGTCGTCGAAGCCCTCTGTCGAATCGACGATCCGGCCGCGCGTCCGTGGCTGCTTCGCCGAGCCTGCGACGGAGACTTCCTCAACGGTTACTTCGCCGGGAGGGTCGCCACCGTCACCAAACTCCATGAAGCGCTCGCATGCCTCGACACCGACAGCGAGATGGTCGACCATGTCGGGCGCCTTCTCCATCAAATGAGCGACTGTGCGGGCATGGGGCTCACTCTTGCTCACTACCCCTATGCGGCCGTGGTCCTGGAAGCGCACGCCCGCGCCGTCGGCTTGCTCAGCCCGACAATTGAGCGCTACTTCACCATTTCGGTGCTCACTCAGTTCCTGATGACGGAGTCTCCCGACACAGTGGGATGCACCACGGCGCAGCAAGGAGCCCTTCGGTCGGCGTACCTGGAGATTCTCGACCGGACCGAGTGGACCCGGACCGCACGGGAAGGGCTCGCGGCGGATGACGACCGGATGCGGTGGCTCGCCGATCACCGGGCGCCCGGGTTGAGGCTGCGTGCGTTCCCCGATCGGGAGCCGGACGCCGGGGAACGGTGCAGCTGACGGCGACGGCTCAGTCCTCGCTGCCCATCAGGGAGGCGAAGGTCGTCGGGTCGACATCGAAGCCGCGGACGACACCGCGGAACGACCACGCTCCGGCGTCGTCCCGCGTGAACTGGGCGATCGTCGCGGCCGAGCTGCCGGAGACGGCGGAGAGGTCGCTCTCCGCCAGGTTGTGGTGTCCCTCGCGGATACGGAACGCGGCGTTGGAGATGTCGCCGAAGACCTTCTGTCCCGTCTCCTGCTGTATGGCCACTCCCACCACGACCCGCGCGAACGTCGGAGC
This window encodes:
- the lexA gene encoding transcriptional repressor LexA, translated to MTTTADSATITAQDRSQSRLEPVHAMNDAATNQEGPKPTRSLPGRPPGIRADSSGLTDRQRRVIEVIRDSVQRRGYPPSMREIGQAVGLSSTSSVAHQLMALERKGFLRRDPHRPRAYEVRGSDQPSSQPTDTTGKPAASYVPLVGRIAAGGPILAEESVEDVFPLPRQLVGDGELFVLKVVGDSMIEAAICDGDWVTVRRQPVAENGDIVAAMLDGEATVKRFKREDGHVWLLPHNSAYQPIPGDEATILGKVVAVLRRV
- the nrdR gene encoding transcriptional regulator NrdR, coding for MHCPFCRHPDSRVVDSRTTDDGTSIRRRRQCPDCSRRFTTVETCSLMVVKRSGVTEPFSRTKVINGVRKACQGRPVTEDALALLGQRVEEAVRATGSAELTTHDVGLAILGPLQELDLVAYLRFASVYRAFDSLEDFEAAIGELREQRLEAEPRDAGGERVVNDCGPGGTVEVPVPATAAD
- a CDS encoding vitamin B12-dependent ribonucleotide reductase — translated: MTETTSGPARGSRAKGSKASKGLRIERIHTTPGVHPYDEVVWERRDVVMTNWRDGSVNFEQRGVEFPDFWSVNAVNIVTSKYFRGAVGTPQRETGLKQLIDRIVKTYRKAGEDYNYFASPADAEIFEHELAYALLHQIFSFNSPVWFNVGTPQPQQVSACFILAVDDSMESILDWYKEEGMIFKGGSGAGLNLSRIRSSKELLSSGGNASGPVSFMRGADASAGTIKSGGATRRAAKMVILDVDHPDIEGFIETKVKEEEKIRALRDAGFDMDLGGDDITSVQYQNANNSVRVNDTFMKAVEEGGKFGLTSRMTGDVIEEVDAKSLFRKMAEAAWACADPGIQYDDTINAWHTCPESGRINGSNPCSEYMHLDNTSCNLASLNLMKFLKDDGKGNQSFDSERFSKVVELVITAMDISICFADFPTQKIGENTRAFRQLGIGYANLGALLMATGHAYDSDGGRALAGAITSLMTGTSYKRSAELAAVVGPYDGYAKNATPHKRVMKQHADANAAAVRMDDLDTPIWAAATEAWQDVVRLGEKNGFRNSQASVIAPTGTIGLAMSCDTTGLEPDLALVKFKKLVGGGSMQIVNGTVPQALRRLGYQEEQIEAVVAHIAENGNVIDAPGLKPEHYEVFDCAMGERSISAMGHVRMMAAIQPWISGALSKTVNLPETATVEDVEEVYFEAWKMGVKALAIYRDNCKVGQPLSAKKKEEEKAEITEKTEDTIRAAVEKVVEYRPVRKRLPKGRPGITTSFTVGGAEGYMTANSYPDDGLGEVFLKMSKQGSTLAGMMDAFSIAVSVGLQYGVPLETYVSKFTNMRFEPAGMTDDPDVRMAQSIVDYIFRRLALDFLPFETRSALGIHSAEERQRHLETGSYEPAEDEVDVEGLAQSAPRQPESLKAVATPKAEAEAAKEVPQQAHTSAELVEMQLGIQADAPLCFSCGTKMQRAGSCYICEGCGSTSGCS